The Thioalkalivibrio sulfidiphilus HL-EbGr7 genome includes the window GGGGTCCCGGGCTTTACATGTTCACCGACCCGGTGCGCCGCTGGGTGGCGGATGCGGGGATCCGCACCGGGCTGCTGACCCTGCTCATTCAGCACACATCGGCGAGTCTGGTGATCCAGGAGAACGCGGACCCGGACGTGCGGGGAGATCTGCAGAGGTTTTTCAGCCGCCTGGTGCCGGAGAACGACCCCATCTACCGCCACACCCTGGAAGGCCCCGACGACATGCCCGCCCACGTGCGCAGTGCGCTCACCCAGACCCAGCTTTCCATTCCGGTGATGGACGGTCGTCCGGCCCTCGGCACCTGGCAGGGGTTGTACGTGTTCGAGCATCGCCGGGCGCCCCAGGTGCGGCGGGTGGTGGCGCACCTCATAGGAGAAGGATGAAAATCAAGTGAGAAGTGTGAATTGGGAAGTACGAAATGAAGACCTGGCGCATGATCCAGGGCCTTGGACTCGCCCGACCGCCCATGGCTGTTTCGCTGCTCAATTCCCACTTCCCACTTCCCACTTCCCACTTCACACCTTCGGTACGGCCTTCACCGAGTAATACAGATCCTCGTCGATCACCTTGAACAGCCGGTCGATGTTGGGGTGCTTGCCGGGGTGGTCGTGGGCATCCTGCACGTGTTCGGCGAACAGGCCCAGGGCGTCGCGGGCGGCGTTGGGGGTGAGCCCGCCGTGGTCCACGGAGACCTTGTAGTAGACCGCCAGAGAGCCCTGGCTGCCGGGCTTGTTCTCGATGCTGGCCTCGGGCTCGTAGCCGTCGCCGTAGAGCTCCAGGCGGGCGA containing:
- a CDS encoding secondary thiamine-phosphate synthase enzyme YjbQ, translated to MSLMQTTHRLEIETRGPGLYMFTDPVRRWVADAGIRTGLLTLLIQHTSASLVIQENADPDVRGDLQRFFSRLVPENDPIYRHTLEGPDDMPAHVRSALTQTQLSIPVMDGRPALGTWQGLYVFEHRRAPQVRRVVAHLIGEG
- a CDS encoding DUF2322 family protein; translation: MASFQDNLKQLPSIDHIARLELYGDGYEPEASIENKPGSQGSLAVYYKVSVDHGGLTPNAARDALGLFAEHVQDAHDHPGKHPNIDRLFKVIDEDLYYSVKAVPKV